CGGTGCCGAGGAGTGCGTCGAGCAGCGCGACGAGCAGGAGCAGCCAGGGGGAGCCGACGACGTCGAGGCCGAGGCACCAGAGGGCCAGGCCGGTGGCGAGAAGGGACTGGACGACGGCGACGGCGCCGAACGCGAGGGCGTAGCCGGCGATCAGGTCGCCCTTGCCGAGCGGCATGGCGAGGAGGCGTTCGAGGGTGCCGGAGGTGCGCTCGCGCAGGGTCGCGATCGAGGTCACCAGGAACATGGTGATGAGGGGGAAGATCCCGAGGAGGGACGCGCCGATGCTGTCGAACGTGCGCGGCCCCCCGGCAGTGTTGCCGCCGTCGAAGACGAAGCGCAGCAGCGTCAGCATCAGTAGGGGGACCAGGAGCATCAGCGCGATGGAGCGCGGGTCGTGGCGCAGCTGGCGCAGGACGCGGGCGGCGGTGGCGGCGGTGCGGGCACTGTTCACGGGGTCGGCTCCTGGGCGGCGAGGGTGTCGGCCTCGTCGACGAGGCGGAGGAAGCCCTCCTCGACGGTGGCGGAGTGGGTACGGGTGCGCAGTGCGTCGGGGGTGTCCTGGGCGAGGATGCGGCCCTCGCGCATGAGGAGCAGGTCGTGGCAGCGCTCGGCCTCGTCCATGACGTGGGAGGAGACGAGGAGCGTGGCGCCCCGGGTGGCGGCGATGTCGTGGAAGAGGTTCCACAGGTCGCGGCGCAGGACGGGGTCCAGGCCGACGGTGGGTTCGTCGAGGACGAGCAGCTCGGGGGTGCCGAGGAGTGCGACGGCGAGGGAGACGCGACTGCGCTGGCCGCCGGAGAGGTTGCCGGCGAGGGCGCCGGCGTGGGTGGTGAGGTCGACGTCGGCGATGGCGCGGGCGACGGTGGCGCGGCGGCGGTCGGCGGCGGCGCGGCCGGGGTCGAGGACGGCGGCGAAGTAGTCGAGGTTCTGGCGGACGGTGAGGTCGTCGTAGACGGAGGGGGCCTGGGTGACGTAGCCGATGCGGGAGCGGAGCTCGGGGTGGCCGGCGGGGCGGCCGAGGACATCGAGGGTGCCGGTGACGTGGGCCTGGGTGCCGACGATGGAACGCATGAGGGTGGATTTGCCGCAGCCGGAGGGGCCGAGGAGGCCGGTGATGCGGCCGCGGGGGACGTCGAAGGCGATGCCGTCGATGACGGTGCGGGGGGTGCGGCCGGTGCCGCGGCGGACGGTGAGGCCGCGGGCGTGCACGGCGGTGGCCGTGGCCTCGGCGGTGGCCTGCGCCGAGACCTCCGCCGTGGCCGTGGCGGCCTCTCGCTCAGCATTATTCATCATGTGATGAATAATGCTCCTGGCGGTGCCGGGGCGTCAACAGGACGGGGTCGGCCGAAGGAGCGGGGCCGGCTACTTCTTCCGCTTGGGGCGGCGCGCGGCCGGGTTGCCCGTACGGGTGCCGCGTCGGCGGGCGAATTCGGCGGTGGCGCGCTCGTACTCGGCGCGGCGCAGCTTCTCGCCGGGGGCCTCGGCGAGGCAGCGCAGGAAGTACGCGATGAGGGAGCCGATGAAACCGATCGTCTTCAGGCCCTTGAGGGCGGCCTCGTCGGAGGACGGGGCGGGACGGCGGTTGAAGGAGTCCCAGGTCTTGACGAAGGCGATGGAGCTCGCGATCGCGAAGAGGACGACGACGGAGATGCTCAGGAACGAGCCGACGTTGCCGATCTCCAGGCCCTCGTAGGCGAGGCGGAGCAGGACGGCCGCGGCCACGGCGGTGACGAGCGAGCCGACGGCGAGGCCGACGCGGAGCAGCGCGTAGCCGCCGTCGTGGTTCACCCAGGTGGTGCCGAAGAACCGGATCG
The Streptomyces sp. NBC_01296 DNA segment above includes these coding regions:
- a CDS encoding ABC transporter permease gives rise to the protein MNSARTAATAARVLRQLRHDPRSIALMLLVPLLMLTLLRFVFDGGNTAGGPRTFDSIGASLLGIFPLITMFLVTSIATLRERTSGTLERLLAMPLGKGDLIAGYALAFGAVAVVQSLLATGLALWCLGLDVVGSPWLLLLVALLDALLGTALGLFVSAFAASEFQAVQFMPAVIFPQLLLCGLFAARNTMHPVLEGVSNVLPMSYAVDGMTQVLTHTDMTADFVRDVVIVAACALLVLALGAATLRRRTP
- a CDS encoding ABC transporter ATP-binding protein: MMNNAEREAATATAEVSAQATAEATATAVHARGLTVRRGTGRTPRTVIDGIAFDVPRGRITGLLGPSGCGKSTLMRSIVGTQAHVTGTLDVLGRPAGHPELRSRIGYVTQAPSVYDDLTVRQNLDYFAAVLDPGRAAADRRRATVARAIADVDLTTHAGALAGNLSGGQRSRVSLAVALLGTPELLVLDEPTVGLDPVLRRDLWNLFHDIAATRGATLLVSSHVMDEAERCHDLLLMREGRILAQDTPDALRTRTHSATVEEGFLRLVDEADTLAAQEPTP